In Halorientalis sp. LT38, a genomic segment contains:
- a CDS encoding VWA domain-containing protein — protein sequence MALGDVFAAPLGLAALVALVPLLALYLIQPDPRELSLPTAEFLRSDPEEGGSNPVLERLRRNLLLLLQVLVIVLLAAGLAAPYVTTTREVSAQPTVLVVDASASMATETGDGTRFAEAVAAAKDSVGTPTTVVVAGGDVRTPVTDADPEAARSALDELSVTHAPGDLRGAVERAREAAGSESRVLVFSDFAGSDGSDWRRAVDGVRATGASVTLRQFDDGHTENVGIVGRSFDGRQVVFRVANTGTEAAERTLTFAGESQTVSLEPGDRRSLVFPLPAEPSTARLDGSDAFPTDDRVHVTVPDEQTVDALLLTNGGNRNLRTALEVIETVDVTVRNPPATELGDYDVILFSNVTAERVLGSTVETARETVADGGGVAIQAQSDVSTVGYGDLLAVSPGTVRATGGVADVESHPVTRGLEFPAPGAHLEAETAGTATAVVTVDDGSPLLAVDDRTAGRVVYHGYLPNQTAFRFDYRYPVFWKRATHWLATRPALSELNGRTGDRIRLDGETTVEGPTGQQQTAEIRLDRVGTYRTANRRVSASLLDPTESNVSAPALDAAAGGDGGTDGGPTTDEPVRRDLTPLILLGVLGLLGAELAYLRRRGDL from the coding sequence ATGGCCCTCGGTGACGTCTTCGCCGCCCCGCTCGGCCTGGCCGCGCTGGTCGCCCTGGTTCCGCTGCTCGCGCTGTACCTGATCCAGCCGGATCCCCGTGAGCTCTCGCTGCCGACGGCCGAATTCCTCCGCTCGGATCCCGAGGAGGGCGGCTCGAACCCGGTGCTAGAGCGCCTGCGTCGCAACCTCCTGTTGCTCCTGCAGGTGCTCGTAATCGTCCTGCTGGCGGCTGGGCTGGCCGCGCCGTACGTGACGACGACCCGGGAGGTGAGCGCCCAGCCCACGGTGCTGGTCGTCGACGCCTCGGCCAGCATGGCGACCGAGACGGGCGACGGGACCCGGTTCGCCGAGGCCGTCGCCGCCGCGAAGGATTCGGTCGGGACGCCGACGACCGTCGTCGTCGCGGGCGGCGACGTTCGGACGCCGGTTACCGACGCCGACCCCGAGGCCGCCAGAAGTGCACTCGACGAGCTCTCGGTCACGCACGCGCCGGGCGATCTACGGGGCGCGGTCGAACGGGCGCGAGAGGCTGCCGGCTCCGAGAGTCGCGTGCTCGTGTTCAGCGACTTCGCGGGGTCGGACGGTTCGGACTGGCGTCGCGCCGTCGACGGCGTCCGGGCGACGGGCGCCTCGGTGACCCTCCGGCAGTTCGACGACGGCCACACCGAGAACGTCGGCATCGTCGGCCGGTCCTTCGACGGGCGGCAGGTCGTCTTCCGCGTCGCGAACACGGGCACCGAGGCCGCCGAGCGCACCCTGACGTTCGCGGGCGAGTCCCAGACGGTCTCGCTGGAACCTGGCGACAGGCGGTCGCTCGTCTTCCCGCTGCCTGCCGAGCCCTCGACCGCCCGGCTGGACGGTAGCGACGCCTTCCCGACGGACGATCGGGTTCACGTGACCGTCCCGGACGAGCAGACGGTCGACGCGCTGCTGTTGACCAACGGGGGCAACCGGAACCTGCGGACGGCCCTCGAGGTGATCGAGACGGTCGACGTCACGGTTCGAAATCCGCCGGCGACCGAACTCGGCGACTACGACGTGATCCTGTTCAGTAACGTAACCGCCGAGCGAGTGCTGGGCTCGACGGTCGAGACCGCGCGCGAGACCGTCGCCGACGGCGGTGGCGTCGCGATCCAGGCCCAGTCCGACGTGAGTACGGTCGGCTACGGCGACCTGCTGGCCGTGAGTCCCGGGACGGTCCGGGCGACCGGCGGGGTCGCCGACGTCGAGAGCCACCCCGTGACCCGCGGGCTGGAGTTCCCCGCGCCCGGCGCCCACCTCGAGGCCGAGACGGCGGGGACGGCGACGGCGGTGGTGACGGTCGACGACGGCTCGCCGCTGCTGGCCGTCGACGACCGAACAGCCGGGCGGGTGGTCTACCACGGCTACCTGCCCAACCAGACGGCCTTCCGGTTCGACTATCGGTACCCCGTGTTCTGGAAGCGGGCGACTCACTGGCTGGCCACGCGGCCCGCCCTCTCGGAGTTGAACGGCCGGACCGGCGACCGGATTCGGCTCGACGGTGAGACGACCGTCGAGGGTCCCACCGGCCAGCAGCAGACGGCGGAGATCCGGCTGGATCGGGTCGGCACGTATCGCACTGCGAACCGGCGTGTGAGCGCGAGCCTGCTCGATCCCACGGAATCGAACGTGTCCGCCCCGGCGCTCGACGCGGCGGCGGGTGGTGACGGTGGGACCGACGGCGGCCCGACCACGGACGAGCCCGTCCGGCGGGACCTCACGCCGCTGATCCTGCTGGGCGTGCTCGGCCTGCTCGGGGCGGAACTGGCCTACCTCCGACGACGGGGTGATCTGTGA
- a CDS encoding vWA domain-containing protein, protein MPVETTLAGVRTGLQRPLLLLALPVAVAALGYVFRQREGAVFTGRSRALLAGSRLVLVTLLVVAAAGPYTMSTAGAAGEPSVTMVVDRSASMATTDAAAGDLAAAIEEEGVTVRTRTVGSETGSPVGDAVASALSPNGSVLLVSDGRVTEGRSLDEAAGVAVGVNASIHAVDLDANATERAVSVAGPAKTSTGVSNTFRVRVDGTGLDGDTATLSVSVDGEEIRREEIEGTGGVEFTHAFEATGSHRVTARIDGSDLYDRNDAFRKTVRVVQPPKILYVARGEYPFAGFLDRVYDVERADSIPANLSDYYAVVTQDVAAGDLGNVSALQRAVIDGTGFVSVGGPNAFDRGNYRESPVTDLLPITIGEGGETSRVVVAVDISGSTRGTLSAQQALALDVLDQLGDDNRVGVVAFNDEVYSVAGLTGLGNSRRFLEDRIRRLESEGSTDVSAGIEGATQMLGGSGTIILLTDGRAHGGDAPAAAAEANERGIEVIPVGVGEDVAVDHLRQVADAGGGVFLRADESNKLRIEFGGESRQFEGDGLTVLDRTHFVTSGVEFAAEPANTHSVAAARGADLLVAGPSGAPAITTWRYGLGRTAAITAYDDDGTLGGLLSAPDSLGVTKTVNWAIGDPERLATDLTSVADARVGSPVTATYEGNSRPSADGHRFRQVDAGQYESTFVPAEAGYASLLDAEYAVNYPQEFGGFGQSRAVATAVERTGGQTFEPDEAAAVADRVKAESPAPEPVAREWAWLALVAALVLFLLEVGARRLTRIKQQ, encoded by the coding sequence ATGCCCGTCGAGACCACCCTCGCAGGGGTCCGGACGGGGCTCCAGCGCCCACTCCTGTTGCTGGCGCTGCCCGTCGCGGTTGCCGCGCTGGGATACGTCTTCCGCCAGCGGGAGGGGGCGGTCTTTACGGGGCGCTCGCGCGCGCTTCTGGCCGGCTCTCGACTCGTGCTCGTGACGCTGCTGGTCGTCGCGGCCGCCGGACCGTACACGATGAGCACCGCGGGCGCGGCCGGCGAGCCGTCGGTGACGATGGTGGTCGATCGCTCGGCGAGTATGGCGACGACCGACGCGGCGGCGGGCGACCTCGCTGCGGCGATCGAGGAGGAGGGCGTCACCGTCCGGACGCGGACGGTCGGGAGCGAGACGGGGTCGCCGGTCGGCGACGCGGTGGCGAGCGCGCTCTCGCCGAACGGGAGCGTCCTGCTCGTCTCCGACGGACGCGTGACCGAGGGCCGCTCGCTCGACGAGGCCGCCGGCGTCGCCGTGGGCGTGAACGCGTCGATCCACGCCGTCGACCTGGACGCGAACGCCACGGAACGAGCGGTCAGCGTCGCCGGCCCGGCCAAAACGAGCACGGGCGTCTCGAACACCTTCCGCGTCCGCGTCGACGGCACGGGACTGGACGGCGACACGGCCACGCTCTCGGTCAGCGTCGACGGCGAGGAGATACGGCGGGAGGAGATCGAGGGGACCGGTGGCGTCGAGTTCACCCACGCGTTCGAGGCGACCGGGAGCCACCGGGTGACCGCCAGGATCGACGGGTCGGACCTGTACGACCGCAACGACGCCTTCCGGAAGACCGTCCGGGTGGTCCAACCCCCGAAGATCCTCTACGTCGCCCGCGGCGAGTACCCCTTCGCGGGCTTCCTCGACCGCGTCTACGACGTCGAACGCGCCGACTCGATCCCCGCGAACCTCTCGGACTATTACGCCGTCGTGACCCAGGACGTGGCCGCGGGCGACCTTGGCAACGTCAGCGCGCTCCAGCGGGCGGTCATCGACGGGACCGGCTTCGTCTCGGTCGGCGGGCCCAACGCCTTCGACCGCGGGAACTACCGCGAGTCGCCCGTCACCGACCTCCTGCCGATCACCATCGGCGAGGGCGGCGAGACCTCCCGCGTCGTGGTCGCGGTCGACATCTCTGGGAGCACGCGCGGGACGCTGTCGGCACAGCAGGCGCTCGCGCTCGACGTTCTCGACCAGCTCGGCGACGACAACCGGGTCGGCGTCGTGGCGTTCAACGACGAGGTCTACAGCGTGGCGGGCCTCACGGGACTAGGGAATTCCCGACGGTTCCTCGAGGACCGGATCCGCCGGCTGGAGAGTGAGGGGAGCACGGACGTCAGCGCCGGCATCGAGGGCGCGACGCAGATGCTGGGCGGGAGCGGCACCATCATCCTCCTGACCGACGGCCGCGCCCACGGGGGCGACGCCCCGGCTGCCGCCGCCGAGGCCAACGAGCGAGGGATCGAAGTGATCCCCGTCGGCGTCGGCGAGGACGTGGCCGTCGACCACCTCCGGCAGGTCGCCGACGCGGGCGGCGGCGTCTTTCTCCGGGCCGACGAGTCCAACAAACTCCGGATCGAGTTCGGCGGCGAGAGCCGCCAGTTCGAGGGCGACGGGCTCACCGTCCTCGACCGAACGCACTTCGTCACGAGCGGCGTCGAGTTCGCCGCCGAGCCGGCAAACACCCACTCCGTCGCCGCGGCTCGCGGGGCGGACCTGCTGGTCGCCGGCCCCTCCGGCGCGCCCGCCATCACGACCTGGCGGTACGGACTCGGTCGGACGGCCGCGATCACGGCTTACGACGACGACGGGACCCTCGGCGGCCTGCTCTCGGCACCGGACTCGCTCGGAGTCACCAAGACAGTCAACTGGGCCATCGGCGACCCCGAGCGACTGGCGACGGACCTGACGTCGGTCGCCGACGCCCGCGTCGGCAGTCCCGTGACCGCTACCTACGAAGGAAATAGCCGACCGTCGGCCGACGGCCACCGGTTCCGGCAGGTCGACGCGGGGCAGTACGAGAGCACGTTCGTCCCCGCCGAGGCGGGGTACGCAAGCCTGCTCGACGCCGAGTACGCCGTGAACTACCCCCAGGAGTTCGGCGGCTTCGGCCAGTCGCGAGCCGTCGCGACCGCGGTCGAGCGGACCGGGGGCCAGACCTTCGAGCCCGACGAGGCCGCCGCCGTCGCCGACCGGGTGAAAGCCGAGTCCCCGGCGCCCGAGCCGGTCGCTCGCGAGTGGGCGTGGCTCGCGCTCGTGGCCGCCCTGGTCCTGTTCCTCCTCGAGGTCGGCGCCCGCAGACTCACGCGCATCAAACAACAATGA
- a CDS encoding DUF7502 family protein — protein sequence MSEERQTIERAIRAIRREDRKAAALHAVVDAVAVFLVANLLARALEFSLPAIGPLRGATLVAAGVGLLVGTIEFWLRVRGDPVERFEAANPVVADALRTARDAATEAQDTPMARRCYRDVTERLQRTSAAGFLDTRWLSAGALVVVLASALTVQAAVAGVAFAPEGTAPDEGESDDSFVGPDNGRSELQDPEDVLGERKQAAEGRDELDLNVSAGSGGGAGDEVREYEDSGLSAGDDAVAAREAGFAADRNLEDADLVREYNLRVQAGDSDD from the coding sequence ATGAGTGAAGAACGCCAGACGATCGAGCGCGCGATCCGGGCGATCAGACGCGAGGACCGCAAGGCCGCAGCCCTCCACGCGGTGGTCGACGCCGTGGCCGTCTTCCTGGTGGCGAACCTGCTGGCCCGGGCCCTGGAATTCTCGCTGCCGGCGATCGGCCCGCTCCGCGGGGCCACGCTGGTGGCGGCTGGCGTCGGCCTCCTGGTCGGCACCATCGAGTTCTGGCTCAGGGTTCGCGGCGACCCGGTCGAGCGGTTCGAGGCGGCGAATCCGGTCGTCGCCGACGCGCTCCGGACCGCCCGGGACGCGGCGACCGAAGCGCAGGATACGCCGATGGCCCGGCGGTGCTACCGGGACGTGACCGAGCGGCTCCAGCGGACGAGCGCCGCCGGCTTCCTCGACACCAGGTGGCTCTCCGCGGGCGCGCTCGTGGTCGTCCTCGCGAGTGCGCTCACCGTCCAGGCGGCCGTCGCCGGCGTCGCCTTCGCGCCGGAGGGCACCGCGCCGGACGAGGGGGAGTCCGACGACTCCTTCGTCGGGCCGGACAACGGCCGGTCGGAACTGCAGGATCCCGAGGACGTCCTCGGCGAGCGCAAGCAGGCGGCCGAGGGGCGAGACGAACTGGACCTGAACGTCTCGGCCGGCAGCGGTGGCGGGGCGGGCGACGAGGTGCGTGAGTACGAGGACAGCGGGCTCTCGGCGGGCGACGACGCGGTCGCGGCCCGGGAGGCCGGATTCGCGGCCGACCGGAACCTCGAGGACGCGGACCTGGTCCGCGAGTACAACCTGCGCGTGCAGGCTGGTGATTCGGATGACTGA
- a CDS encoding AAA family ATPase has protein sequence MTDDTEIDDAAVDRLQERLGAVRSEVQKRLVGQEAVLDQVLACLLADGNALLESTPGLGKTMLVRTIAEVTDCSFSRVQNTPDLMPSDITGTEIIRETRDGREFVFEPGPIFANVVLADEINRATPKTQAALLEAMQERQVTAGGETRALPDPFFVLATQNPVEQEGVYRLPEAQKDRFLAKILVDYPDEGAEREIVDRFTGRVDEPIPVEQHLTSSDLLRAQELVRQVPIAEDLRDRAVELVRATRTADRLEYGASPRASMGLVVLSKARAFMAGRAHVTGEDVEAMAKPVLRHRVVVDFRAERDGVTADDVIEALL, from the coding sequence ATGACTGACGACACAGAGATCGACGACGCGGCGGTGGACAGGCTCCAGGAACGACTCGGCGCGGTGCGCTCGGAGGTGCAAAAGCGGCTCGTCGGCCAGGAGGCCGTGCTCGATCAGGTGCTGGCCTGCCTGCTGGCCGACGGGAACGCACTCCTCGAGAGCACGCCCGGGCTCGGGAAGACGATGCTCGTCCGGACCATCGCCGAGGTCACGGACTGCTCGTTCTCGCGGGTCCAGAACACGCCGGACCTGATGCCGAGCGACATCACGGGCACCGAGATCATTCGCGAGACCCGCGACGGGCGCGAGTTCGTCTTCGAGCCCGGTCCGATCTTCGCCAACGTCGTGCTGGCCGACGAGATCAACCGCGCGACGCCGAAGACCCAGGCCGCGCTGCTGGAGGCGATGCAGGAACGGCAGGTCACGGCGGGCGGCGAGACGCGTGCGCTTCCCGACCCGTTCTTCGTCCTGGCGACGCAGAACCCCGTCGAGCAGGAAGGGGTGTACCGCCTGCCCGAGGCCCAGAAGGACCGCTTCCTGGCGAAGATTCTCGTCGACTACCCAGACGAGGGGGCCGAACGGGAGATCGTCGACCGGTTCACCGGCCGCGTGGACGAACCGATCCCGGTCGAGCAGCACCTGACGAGTTCGGACCTGCTGCGCGCACAGGAACTGGTGCGGCAGGTCCCGATCGCCGAGGATCTCCGGGATCGGGCCGTCGAACTGGTGCGCGCGACCCGGACCGCGGACCGACTGGAGTACGGCGCGAGCCCCCGCGCCAGCATGGGCCTCGTCGTCCTCTCGAAGGCCCGCGCGTTCATGGCCGGACGGGCCCACGTCACGGGCGAGGACGTCGAGGCGATGGCGAAACCGGTGCTGCGCCATCGGGTCGTCGTGGACTTCCGGGCCGAGCGCGACGGCGTGACCGCCGACGACGTCATCGAGGCGTTGCTGTGA
- a CDS encoding DUF58 domain-containing protein: MIEPAFLDELARFDPSVQRRVDAVRQGEQRSTEVGEGLTFSDHRRYTPGDDTRLVDWRVYARTEELYVKQYEAERNLTVHILLDASASMDFGGDRTERATPHKFEFAAKLGLGFAALAAAEGNDFRVSLLGETFDRLDRGRATQGEVLRLIERCNEIEPSGETDFRTACADYAATIDSKSLVLVASDFLADPAEIEAGLGALQRTDLTLAHVLAPDERDPPARGDTIFRDPERDTRLRTYFGGSVETRYRDRLDDHRDAVEAVADRLGARHVPVDTGADFFDAFGEVWVE; this comes from the coding sequence GTGATCGAACCTGCCTTCCTCGACGAACTGGCGCGTTTCGACCCCTCCGTCCAGCGCCGGGTCGACGCCGTCCGGCAGGGCGAACAGCGCTCGACGGAGGTCGGGGAGGGACTGACGTTCAGCGATCACCGCAGGTACACGCCGGGCGACGACACCCGGCTGGTCGACTGGCGGGTGTACGCCCGGACCGAGGAGCTCTACGTCAAGCAGTACGAGGCCGAGCGCAACCTCACGGTACATATCCTGCTCGACGCCAGCGCGTCGATGGACTTCGGCGGCGACCGCACCGAGCGTGCGACCCCGCACAAGTTCGAGTTCGCCGCGAAACTCGGCCTGGGCTTCGCCGCGCTGGCCGCCGCCGAGGGCAACGACTTCCGGGTGTCGCTGCTCGGGGAAACCTTCGACCGACTGGATCGGGGCCGCGCGACCCAGGGCGAGGTTCTGCGCCTGATCGAGCGCTGTAACGAGATCGAGCCGTCGGGCGAGACCGACTTCCGGACGGCCTGTGCGGACTACGCCGCGACGATCGACTCGAAGTCGCTCGTGCTGGTCGCCAGCGACTTCCTCGCGGACCCCGCCGAGATCGAGGCCGGGCTGGGCGCCCTTCAGCGCACCGACCTCACGCTGGCCCACGTCCTCGCCCCCGACGAGCGCGATCCGCCGGCGCGCGGGGACACGATCTTTCGCGATCCCGAGCGGGACACCCGGCTGCGGACCTACTTCGGCGGCTCGGTGGAAACGCGGTACCGCGACCGACTCGACGACCACCGCGACGCGGTCGAGGCCGTCGCGGATCGCCTCGGTGCCCGGCACGTCCCCGTCGACACCGGTGCAGACTTCTTCGACGCCTTCGGCGAAGTCTGGGTGGAGTAA
- a CDS encoding AMP-dependent synthetase/ligase has translation MTSGDPQWLEAEREYEDEVIGTGTIPELFEGSVERFGDGEAQMYKGGIYPRSMTPEVVDEPDPGAYTSITYEKMGRIVRSLAAGFRDLGVSAGDRVGIMSDSRMEWAQSDFGILAAGGVVTTIYTESSPKQIKYLLNDPGATGVVVENEKLLDRLVRVQDELSLEFVVVIDELDKYQHVDQIYTLKDVYDRGADEFDEAEYQGWLDERDAHDLASLVYTSGTTGKPKGVKLTHQNFRANVNQIRKRVGPRPDKGDDVPVLDSEKRAISILPLAHVFERTVGHFSMFAAGATVGYAQSTDTVGEDLKKIQPHGGSSVPRVYERIYAQAREQASGSDFKERVFEWSVDVARQYSRADSPGMGLRVKRAIADKLVYSTVREELGGNIILMVSGGGSLSDRLAEFFDGMGIPIFEGYGLTEAAPVVTANAPEDLQTGTLGPPLADVDIRVDPSKVSDDQFADAEGFVGELLIKGPNVTEGYWEKPEKTEDAFTADGWFRTGDIVERLDDDYLVYHDRLKNLLVLDTGKNVAPEPIEERFSTSSRIEQIMVMGDDEKFVSALIVPNFDAIERWADNRNIQLPAGRNDICEDQRVQDWIAEDLSLVNRNLEKHETIKEFALAPEEWTPENDMLTPSLKKKRRNILDEYAEKVDRIYGRETALADD, from the coding sequence ATGACGTCGGGGGATCCGCAGTGGCTCGAGGCCGAACGGGAGTACGAGGACGAGGTGATCGGGACCGGCACGATTCCGGAACTGTTCGAGGGGAGCGTCGAGCGCTTCGGCGACGGCGAGGCACAGATGTACAAAGGGGGCATCTACCCCCGATCGATGACGCCGGAGGTCGTCGACGAACCCGATCCGGGCGCGTACACGTCGATCACCTACGAGAAGATGGGGCGGATCGTCCGCTCCCTCGCCGCCGGCTTTCGTGATCTGGGGGTGTCGGCGGGCGATCGCGTCGGCATCATGTCGGACTCGCGGATGGAGTGGGCGCAGTCGGACTTCGGCATCCTGGCGGCCGGTGGCGTCGTGACGACCATCTACACGGAGTCCTCGCCCAAGCAGATCAAGTACCTGCTCAACGACCCGGGCGCGACGGGGGTCGTGGTCGAGAACGAGAAACTGCTCGACCGGCTCGTCCGGGTGCAAGACGAGCTCAGTCTGGAGTTCGTCGTCGTCATCGACGAACTCGACAAGTACCAGCACGTCGACCAGATCTACACGCTCAAGGACGTCTACGACCGCGGGGCGGACGAGTTCGACGAGGCCGAGTATCAGGGGTGGCTCGACGAACGCGACGCACACGATCTAGCGAGCCTCGTCTACACCTCTGGCACGACGGGCAAGCCGAAGGGAGTGAAGCTGACCCACCAGAACTTTCGGGCGAACGTAAACCAGATCCGCAAACGCGTCGGGCCGCGGCCGGACAAGGGCGACGACGTTCCCGTGCTCGACTCGGAGAAGCGGGCCATCTCCATCCTCCCACTGGCGCACGTCTTCGAGCGGACGGTCGGGCACTTCAGCATGTTCGCCGCGGGCGCGACGGTCGGCTACGCCCAGAGCACGGACACGGTCGGCGAGGACCTCAAGAAGATCCAGCCACACGGCGGGTCGAGCGTCCCGCGGGTGTACGAGCGCATCTACGCCCAGGCGCGCGAGCAGGCCAGCGGTTCCGACTTCAAAGAGCGCGTCTTCGAGTGGTCGGTCGACGTGGCCCGCCAGTACAGTCGCGCCGACAGCCCGGGAATGGGGCTGCGGGTGAAACGGGCGATCGCCGACAAACTCGTCTACAGCACTGTCAGGGAGGAACTCGGCGGGAACATCATCCTGATGGTCAGCGGCGGGGGGAGTCTGAGCGACCGGCTCGCCGAGTTCTTCGACGGGATGGGCATCCCCATCTTCGAGGGCTACGGGCTGACCGAGGCCGCACCCGTAGTCACGGCGAACGCGCCCGAGGACCTCCAGACCGGGACGCTCGGCCCGCCGCTTGCTGACGTCGATATCCGGGTCGACCCGTCGAAGGTGTCCGACGACCAGTTCGCGGACGCGGAGGGGTTCGTCGGCGAACTCCTGATCAAGGGCCCGAACGTGACCGAGGGCTACTGGGAGAAACCCGAGAAGACCGAGGACGCCTTCACGGCCGACGGCTGGTTCAGGACCGGCGACATCGTCGAGCGCCTCGACGACGACTACCTGGTCTACCACGACCGGCTGAAGAACCTGCTCGTGCTCGACACCGGGAAGAACGTCGCGCCCGAGCCGATCGAGGAGCGGTTCTCGACGTCCTCCCGGATCGAGCAGATCATGGTGATGGGCGACGACGAGAAGTTCGTCAGCGCGCTGATCGTGCCGAACTTCGACGCCATCGAGCGGTGGGCCGACAACCGGAACATCCAGCTCCCGGCCGGCCGGAACGACATCTGCGAGGACCAGCGCGTCCAGGACTGGATCGCGGAGGACCTCTCGCTTGTCAACCGGAACCTCGAGAAACACGAGACCATCAAGGAGTTCGCGCTCGCCCCCGAGGAGTGGACCCCCGAAAACGACATGCTGACCCCGTCACTGAAGAAGAAACGCCGCAACATCCTCGACGAGTACGCCGAGAAGGTCGACCGGATCTACGGTCGCGAAACCGCCCTCGCCGACGACTGA
- a CDS encoding cyclic nucleotide-binding/CBS domain-containing protein, translating to MSDTAVSDVMTTPVLTVAADETLSEAAWAMRDTEIKSIAVIDADCDPVGILTSTDYVQAAADDVSTDETTVADYMTTDVETVAPDTTVADASEHLLDSGFNHLPVMDDDGVVGILTTTDILRHTAGAPAP from the coding sequence ATGAGCGACACTGCAGTCAGCGACGTGATGACGACGCCGGTCCTGACCGTCGCGGCCGACGAGACCCTCTCGGAGGCTGCCTGGGCGATGCGCGACACCGAGATCAAGTCCATCGCCGTCATCGACGCGGACTGCGACCCGGTGGGTATCCTCACCTCGACGGATTACGTCCAGGCCGCGGCCGACGACGTCTCCACCGACGAGACCACCGTCGCCGACTACATGACCACCGACGTCGAGACCGTCGCGCCGGACACCACCGTAGCGGACGCCTCGGAACACCTCCTCGACAGCGGGTTCAACCACCTCCCCGTCATGGACGACGACGGCGTCGTCGGCATCCTCACCACCACCGACATCCTCCGCCACACCGCTGGCGCACCCGCCCCGTAA
- a CDS encoding DUF2267 domain-containing protein: MRTDYDTIVDDFGDRAGIGNMANAERAAIETLLTLGESVPTAEADALGVVLPGALGDAITERAETHEERDVEEFVTLVAERQGFGVDAEDAVIHARALMAAIAAHGGHDELQRAHAELPDDFDPLFETAELAG; the protein is encoded by the coding sequence ATGCGAACCGACTACGACACCATCGTGGACGACTTCGGGGACCGGGCCGGCATCGGGAACATGGCCAACGCCGAGCGTGCGGCCATCGAGACGCTGCTCACGCTCGGGGAGTCCGTCCCCACCGCGGAGGCCGACGCCCTCGGAGTCGTCCTCCCCGGCGCGCTGGGCGACGCCATCACCGAGCGCGCCGAGACCCACGAGGAGCGCGACGTTGAGGAGTTCGTCACCCTGGTCGCAGAACGCCAGGGCTTCGGCGTCGACGCCGAGGACGCCGTGATCCACGCCCGCGCGCTCATGGCCGCCATCGCTGCCCACGGCGGCCACGACGAGCTGCAGCGAGCCCACGCCGAGTTGCCCGACGACTTCGATCCGCTGTTCGAGACGGCCGAACTGGCCGGCTGA
- a CDS encoding metal-dependent hydrolase yields MMLPTHALAGMALALPVAFVAPEYASVAFAAGFVGGVFPDLDLYVGHRKTLHYPVYFAALALPAGAIAALAPTATTVGLALFLLAAALHSVTDVFGGGLELRPWEATSDRAVYDHYNGQWIAPRRWVGYDGSPSDLLLSGVLAAPLVATVDGRLELLVLSGLGVAVAYATVRRVLPSIAEWLFGGVLGSLLPPSLLTRLPARYLPDGAQRTGVDR; encoded by the coding sequence ATGATGCTCCCGACCCACGCGCTCGCGGGGATGGCACTGGCGCTCCCGGTCGCGTTCGTCGCGCCGGAGTACGCGAGCGTCGCCTTCGCGGCCGGGTTCGTCGGGGGCGTCTTCCCGGATCTCGATCTGTACGTCGGGCACCGGAAGACGCTGCACTACCCCGTGTACTTCGCCGCCCTCGCCCTGCCGGCGGGAGCGATCGCCGCGCTCGCTCCCACAGCGACGACGGTCGGACTGGCCCTCTTCCTGCTGGCCGCGGCACTCCACAGCGTCACGGACGTCTTCGGCGGCGGCCTGGAGTTGCGCCCCTGGGAGGCGACCTCCGACAGAGCCGTCTACGACCACTACAACGGCCAGTGGATCGCACCCCGGCGGTGGGTCGGGTACGACGGCTCGCCGAGCGACCTCCTGCTGTCGGGCGTCCTCGCCGCCCCGCTCGTCGCGACCGTCGACGGTCGCCTCGAACTGCTCGTACTCTCTGGCCTGGGTGTCGCCGTCGCGTACGCGACCGTCCGGCGCGTGCTGCCGTCGATCGCCGAGTGGCTCTTCGGCGGTGTGCTCGGGTCACTCCTCCCCCCGTCCCTGTTGACGCGGCTGCCGGCCCGCTATCTGCCGGACGGCGCCCAGCGAACGGGCGTCGACCGGTAG
- a CDS encoding DUF4112 domain-containing protein produces MTDSADSDSDDRTWRTDGSGGGQGAVTVGAALEDTREALSLAADPDVTSREAAAIRRASRVARLLDEAVRVPGTDFRIGLDPIIGVLPVAGDSVAAALSLYPVLEAYRLDASRGTLAKMLALVGIDAFIGSIPALGPVFDAFWKANEWNVRALERHVRGE; encoded by the coding sequence ATGACCGACTCCGCGGATTCAGACAGCGACGACCGCACTTGGCGCACCGACGGCAGCGGCGGGGGTCAGGGAGCCGTGACGGTCGGGGCCGCCCTGGAGGACACCCGCGAGGCGCTCTCGCTCGCCGCCGACCCGGACGTGACGAGCCGCGAGGCGGCGGCGATCCGGCGCGCCAGCCGCGTCGCCAGACTGCTCGACGAGGCGGTCCGCGTCCCCGGCACCGACTTCCGGATCGGACTGGACCCCATCATCGGCGTGCTCCCCGTCGCAGGCGACTCCGTGGCCGCGGCGCTGTCGCTGTACCCGGTCCTGGAGGCCTACCGGCTCGACGCCTCGCGTGGCACGCTCGCGAAGATGCTCGCGCTCGTCGGAATCGACGCCTTCATCGGGTCGATTCCGGCGCTCGGCCCGGTCTTCGACGCGTTCTGGAAGGCAAACGAGTGGAACGTGCGGGCGCTCGAACGGCACGTCAGGGGCGAGTGA